Proteins from a genomic interval of Zonotrichia leucophrys gambelii isolate GWCS_2022_RI chromosome 5, RI_Zleu_2.0, whole genome shotgun sequence:
- the SLC43A3 gene encoding equilibrative nucleobase transporter 1 isoform X2 produces the protein MAGGAGLAKRLGTLLSGLLECGAFCGIIFGWASLVFVLKDLGYFEGLCQPSATPGPNLTLGSDCSGQDEQFSLVFTIGSFMNNFMTFPMGVVFDRFGTTAARLVAISLYTGGTLLVAFSTPELAVLLFPAMSMLSVGGILLILTNMQVGNLFGNYRSIIITLYNGAFDSSSAIFLIVKLLYEQGLSLRAMFLFLAACSAWHLLRTLVLMPRSRIPYPLPPDYDYGLQCWGRSRSYRAHKDKQTPGEAGPEETPLEPPIARAGAPGARGPRPGEHVHQRLRLHPALRGALRPLERPHPRPAQAGKGPPPRGDAGRAGRPALGGAVAGGDGGAVPAFLRAGRRACPARPVRHLRAAGHQPFLPVRRQRRLPGHRVSPAALREALWAGHGTVGAGGPAAVPLCCPGAGAAPGGPLLYELGAHHRCAGGFCQPRGGGPRVPAASQGAGHGWHPPGSAPQH, from the exons atggcagggggagcagggctggccaaGCGCCTGGGGACGCTCCTGTCGGGGCTGCTGGAGTGCGGCGCCTTCTGCGGCATCATCTTCGGCTGGGCCTCCCTCGTCTTCGTCCTCAAGGACCTGGGCTACTTcgaggggctgtgccagccctccGCCACCCCCGGCCCCAACCTCACCCTGGGGTCTG ACTGCAGTGGGCAGGATGAGCAGTTCTCCCTGGTCTTCACCATCGGCTCCTTCATGAACAACTTCATGACCTTCCCCATGGGCGTCGTCTTCGACCGCTTCGGCACCACGGCCGCGCGCCTCGTCGCTAT CTCCCTCTACACTGGCGGAACCCTGCTCGTCGCCTTCTCCACACCAG agctggcagtgctgctcttcCCGGCCATGTCCATGCTGTCAGTGGGTggcatcctcctcatcctcaccaaCATGCAG GTGGGGAACCTGTTCGGGAACTACCGCTCCATCATCATCACCCTCTACAACGGGGCCTTCGACTCCTCCTCCGCCATCTTCCTCATCGTCAAG ctgctgtacgagcaggggctgtccctgcGGGCCATGTTCCTGTTCctggcagcctgcagtgcctggcaccTCCTGCGCACCCTCGTCCTGATGCCACGCAGCCGCATCCCCTACCCGCTGCCCCCTGACTACGACTACGG GCTACAGTGCTGGGGCCGTTCCCGCTCCTACCGAGCCCACAAGGACAAGCAAACGCCGGGAGAGGCCGGACCCGAGGAGACACCCCTGGAACCCCCCATAGCTCGAG CTGGAGCACCTGGCGCACGGGGACCACGCCCTGG TGAGCACGTACACCAACGCCTTCGCCTTCACCCAGCTCTGCGGGGTGCTCTGCGCCCCCTGGAACGGCCTCATCCTCGACCGGCACAAGCGGGGAAAGGGCCCCCGCCCCGAGG GGATGCTGGCCGCGCTGGCAGACCTGCGCTCGGCGGTGCTGTCGCTGGCGGTGACGGTGGCGCTGTGCCTGCTTTTCTCCGTGCTGGCCGCCGTGCCTGTCCTGCCCGCCCAGTTCGGCACCTTCGTGCTGCAGGTCATCAGCCGTTCCTTCCTGTACGGCGGCAACGCCGCCTTCCTGGCCATCGC GTTTCCCCCGCAGCACTTCGGGAAGCTCTATGGGCTGGCCATGGCACTGTCGGCGCTGGTGGCCCTGCTGCAGTACCCCTGTGTTGCCCTGGTGCAGGGGCCGCTCCAGGGGGACCCCTTCTAT
- the UBE2L6 gene encoding ubiquitin/ISG15-conjugating enzyme E2 L6, translating into MAGRIAKELEEARSWEGARDVRPLDGNVRRWTGLLLPNNPPYNAGAFRFELTFSPNHPHEPPCATLRTPIYHPSVDLEGRVCQPLTSHGHWKSATRAIQVLQDLLLQLDSPDPRRLLRPDVARELQERPEEFRRRAEEYTRLHAEPRPQPRT; encoded by the exons gagctggaggaggcgcggagctgggagggggcccGCGACGTGCGGCCGCTGGACGGGAACGTGCGGCGCTGGACGGGACTCCTGCTGCCC AACAACCCCCCATACAACGCTGGCGCCTTTCGCTTCGAGCTGACCTTCTCCCCGAACCACCCGCATGAGCCGCCCTGCGCCACCCTCCGCACGCCCATCTACCACCCCAGCGTGGACCTCGAGGGCCGCGTgtgccagcccctcaccagccacGGGCACTGGAAGTCCGCCACCCGCGCCATCCAAG tgctccaggacctgctgctgcagctggacagcCCGGACCCCCGGCGGCTGCTGCGGCCCGACGTGGcccgggagctgcaggagcgCCCCGAGGAGTTCCGGCGCCGGGCTGAGGAGTACACCCGGCTCCACGCCGAGccgcgcccccagccccgcacaTGA
- the TIMM10 gene encoding mitochondrial import inner membrane translocase subunit Tim10, whose protein sequence is MDPLRAQQLAAELEVEMMADMYNRMTQACHRKCVPPFYKESELSKGECVCLDRCVAKYLEVHERMGKKLTELSLQDEELLKRMQQGSGTA, encoded by the exons ATGGATCCGCTGCGGGCTCAGCAGCTGGCGGCCGAGCTGGAGGTTGAGATGATGGCCGACATGTACAACCG GATGACCCAGGCGTGCCACCGCAAGTGCGTGCCGCCGTTCTACAAGGAGTCGGAGCTGTCCAAAGGGGAGTGCGTGTGCCTGGACCGCTGCGTGGCCAAGTACCTGGAGGTGCACGAGCGGATGGGCAAGAAGCTGACGGAGCTGTCGCTGCAGGACGAGGAGCTGCTCAAGCGGATGCAGCAGGGCAGTGGCACCGCCTGA
- the RTN4RL2 gene encoding reticulon-4 receptor-like 2 gives MRPPTARDLPPGGRPAALLLLAALVWVPGGAPACPALCTCYVSPPTVSCQANNFSSVPAGLPPGARRLFLQNNVIGALRAGTFGPSTVTLWLYSNNISSIQPGTFRHLPALEELDLGDNPHLRVLAPDTFHGLHRLQALHLYRCRLANLPSGIFRGLRSLQYLYLQENGLLYLQDDLFADLANLSHLFLHGNRLRALSEGVFRGLSSLDRLLLHANRLAAIHRRAFGGLARLTILYLFNNSLVALPGDPLAALPSLQFLRLNANPWACDCRARPLWAWFRRTRVSSSPVPCASPPQRRGTDLRHLRPRDFDACPEDDDDDEEEMEDGNGSNGVAVMGTPGRALGRPGTLPAAPPSAFYRDGLPPHDLRGPQPRPPPPSRDSRGPPEDASCPHDPCAPMAAAAPRRAPALLPLLALILPRL, from the exons ATGCGGCCCCCCACGGCTCGGGACCTGCCCCCAG GCGGGCGCCCGgcggccctgctgctgctggcggcgCTGGTGTGGGTGCCCGGCGGGGCTCCCGCCTGCCCCGCGCTCTGCACCTGCTACGTCTCGCCGCCCACCGTCAGCTGCCAGGCCAACAACTTCTCCTCGGTGCCCGCGGGGCTCCCGCCCGGCGCCCGCCGCCTCTTCCTGCAGAACAACGTCATCGGGGCGCTGCGGGCGGGCACCTTCGGGCCCAGCACCGTCACCCTCTGGCTCTACTCCAACAACATCTCCTCCATCCAGCCGGGCACCTTCCGCCACCTGCCCGCCCTGGAGGAGCTCGACCTGGGTGACAACCCGCACCTCCGCGTCCTGGCCCCCGACACCTTCCACGGCCTCCACCGCCTCCAGGCCCTGCACTTGTACCGGTGCCGGCTGGCCAACCTGCCCAGCGGCATCTTCCGCGGCCTCCGCAGCCTCCAGTACCTCTACCTGCAGGAGAACGGGCTGCTCTACCTCCAG GACGATCTCTTTGCCGACCTGGCCAACCTGAGCCACCTCTTCCTGCACGGCAACCGGCTGCGGGCGCTGTCCGAGGGCGTCTTCCGCGGGCTCTCGAGCCTGGACCGCCTGCTGCTGCACGCCAACCGGCTGGCAGCCATCCACCGCCGCGCCTTCGGGGGCCTGGCGCGCCTCACCATCCTCTACCTGTTCAACAACAGCCTGGTGGCCCTGCCCGGGGACCCGCTGGCCGCGCTGCCCTCGCTGCAGTTCCTGCGCCTCAACGCCAACCCCTGGGCCTGCGACTGCCGCGCGCGCCCGCTCTGGGCCTGGTTCCGGCGCACGCGCGTCTCCAGCTCGCCGGTGCCGTGCGCGAGCCCCCCTCAGCGCCGCGGCACCGACCTGCGCCACCTGCGGCCCCGCGACTTCGACGCCTGCCCCGAGGACGACGACGACGACGAGGAGGAGATGGAAGACGGCAACGGCAGCAACGGGGTGGCGGTGATGGGCACCCCGGGGCGGGCGCTGGGGCGCCCCGGCACCCTCCCGGCCGCGCCGCCCTCCGCCTTCTACCGCGACGGGCTGCCCCCCCACGACCTGCGGGGACCCCAgccccggccgccgcccccGTCCCGTGACTCCCGCGGGCCCCCCGAGGACGCCAGCTGCCCCCACGACCCCTGCGCCCCCAtggccgccgccgcgccccgccgggcccccgccctcctgcccctcctggctcTGATCCTGCCCCGACTCTGA
- the SMTNL1 gene encoding smoothelin-like protein 1, which produces MGGTRGAAGDGGAEAPRGAGGDAGNGGVDAGAGTAGGTGGGTGGDTEEGTEGKAAPAAAGSSQRRQEPTWLQDEDDELWPEFPPCSSPEGATSPTSPMSPTSPTSPMSLTSPMSPTSPTSPMSPASPVSPTAGTAEDTGGSTRAAPAGGTRDKAAPGSAGQKLRLEGAGGRPRVGARAQGRSAILEKFGGAAKGPAPHLRRSGGAATVKTMLLEWCRARTRGYPNVDVQNFSGSWGSGLAFCALLHSFFPDAFDFAALEPSARRDNFALAFATAEERAGCAPLLEVEDMVRLPVPDAKCVYTYVQELYRCLVAKGLVKTKKR; this is translated from the exons atgggggggacacggggg GCTGCCGGGGATGGCGGAGCAGAAGCGCCCCGGGGTGCCGGGGGCGATGCCGGGAATGGTGGTGTCGATGCCGGGGCAGGAACAGCCGGGGGCACCGGAGGGGGCACCGGAGGGGATACCGAGGAGGGTACCGAGGGAAAAGCGGCGCCGGCGGCAGCGGGCAGCTCCCAGCGCCGACAG GAACCCACTTGGCTTCAGGACGAGGACGATGAGCTGTGGCCTGAGTTCCCTCCCTGCTCGTCCCCAGAGGGGGCCACCAGCCCTACGTCCCCTATGTCCCCTACATCCCCTACGTCCCCCATGTCCCTTAcgtcccccatgtcccctacATCTCCCACGTCCCCTAtgtccccagcatccccagtgtcccccacaG CTGGCACCGCCGAGGACACGGGGGGCAGCACGAG ggctgctccagcgggggggacacgggacaaGGCAGCCCCCGGCTCGGCAGGACAGAAGttgaggctggaaggggccGGGGGACGGCCACGAGTGGGGGCTCGGGCACAGGGGCGCAGCGCCATCCTGGAGAAGTTCGGAGG ggctgccaagggCCCAGCCCCGCACTTGCGGCGCTCGGGCGGGGCCGCCACGGTCAAGACGATGCTGCTGGAGTGGTGCCGCGCCCGCACCCGCGGGTACCCG AACGTGGACGTGCAGAACTTCtcggggagctggggcagcggCCTGGCCTTCTGCGCCCTCCTGCACAGCTTCTTCCCCGACGCCTTCGACTTCGCCGCGCTGGAGCCCAGCGCCCGCCGGGACAACTTCGCCCTGGCCTTCGCCACCGCCGA GGAGCGGGCGGGCTGTGCCCCGCTGCTGGAGGTGGAGGACATGGTGCGGCTGCCGGTGCCCGACGCCAAGTGCGTGTACACGTACGTGCAGGAGCTGTACCGCTGCCTGGTGGCCAAGGGGCTCGTCAAGACCAAGAAGCGCTGA